The genomic segment TTCTCGGAGAATATCCATGAAAATTCTACTTATAACTCGTCGATGATTGATTTGGAGCAAGTGCATTGGCCAGGGGGGCCTAGGTATACTCCAAGAGGATGGACTACACTGACAAGTGCTAAGCTATTTCGAATCGGAGTGGCTTCCTTGTCAGGTTACGAAGAATATGTGAAAGTGGAAAGTGATGATCGCTTGGGAACGAACTTCTCTGGTTTTGCAAACGAGGTCTTCAAAGCAACTACAGCAAGCATGCCATTCTTTCCGCCATACGAGTTCCAATACTTCAATGGAAGTTACAATGAACTTGTAGAGCAACTTCATCTAAAGGTAAGAGGCAGCTTGATAGagtaaaatgattaattaaattttcattaattgatCATGCATGCACGcatattctgaaaaaaaaaaaaaaaactttagactAATCATATATACTTTGTTGTACTTGGACTTTTTGCCCACAACACCAGAATTTTGACGCAGTTGTTGGTGATGTGAAAATAGTTGCAAGCAGACACCAATATGCAGAATTCACCTATCCATATACTGAAACAGGATTGGTGTTGATCGTCCCGGTCCGTTCGAGCAGTAAAGCATGGTCATTCATTAAACCATTCACCGCAACCATGTGGGTTTTAATCTCAGTGATTACAGTCTACAATGGTTTTGTTGTTTGGTGGATAGAGCGAAAGCATTGTGATGAACTACAAGGCTCCATCCCAAATCAAATTGGGATCATGATTTGGTTATCCTTCAACACTCTTTTCTCCTTGAATGGTAAATTGAAGTTTTTAGTTCCAATCAGTTTCCTTCTTTGatttgaacttttgaaaatatataactaATCCTTTAACAagcaattaattaacaatatctTGCTGACAACAATTTGATTTAGGGCCAAAGCTTCATAGCAATCTATCAAGGATGTCAGGGGTGGTGTGGCTGTTTGTGGCTCTAATCATCATCCAGACGTACACAGCCAACCTCTCAAGCATGCTAACTGTACAGAGGCTTGAACCCACTATAACAAGCGTTGAAGAACTATTAAATAGCAATGCAATGGTTGGATATTGTACAGGAACCATGGAAAGATATTTGACGgaagttttaaaattcaagacCCAAAACTTGCAGCATTTTCGGTCAGCAGAAAATTATTCTGAAGGCTTCGAGGACAAGAATATCTCTGCTGCCTTTCTTGGAACTCCCAGTGCCAAGATATTCCTTGCAAAATACTGCAATAGCTTCATCCAAATTGGACCAACGTACAAAATTGGAGGGTTTGGATTTGTAAGATCTCGCGCTCATATTTATTCACCTTTTCCGTTCATTAATAATTTTCCTGAAATTACTATTGCTAATTTATATTCTTACGGGCCAAACcaaaatattcatatatataggATTAGTTCTTGTAAAATTTGTATTAGGGCCAGAGGCTTTTTGTTGACTTTGTAGGTAGGTTGGACCACAAGTTACAAGGTGTTGAGTTTGACCGTTGAGTTTGACCACGGGAAACTAACAATGAAATCTTTGATTTTGAACAAAATTAGTAGGAGAGAGATCACTTAGATAGGTTCAATGAATCATTAAATATAAGTTGAATAAATTAGTAGGTTGTGCTAAAAGATACATGTcgaaatatacatatatatgaaTCAAACATGAACTTAAGGAgtgattaaatttttacatggttAATTTGTTTACCAGGCGTTTCCGCGTGGATCTCCATTACTTGCTAGCATGAATGAGGTTCTACTGAATTTATCAGAAAAGGGAAAGCTACAAGAACTAGAGAAGACATGGATTACCCCACAAAAATGCCCGAAGATGCCAAGTGATAGTTCCAGCCTTGGTCCCAGTGGATTTCGAGAACTTTTCTTTATAACTGCATGCACAACAACAATTGCCTTCGTCATATACGTCTGTCGCCCTAATTTGTTGAGGCATAAAAACATATGGGGAATTATCTCAGCTGTACTGAAACGTTGGGTCTCTCCGAGGAGGCACTTCACTAGTAGAAGAGTACCCAACGTAGAAATTTCAATACCAGAAATTCatctcaaacaaacaaaattatcaacGAAATAATTATGTCGATAAATTATAGTGATAATTACCGATAGCCAAGATTCCAtttgtaattcagtcggtatatATCGATAGAATTACAAACGGAATAtatagaatttgaaaaaaaaagcggTTTGATGTGAAAGTTTTTGCGGGCAATTTTACCGATGGACTCACCGAGATATTCAAACCGGGATCTCTGTATAGTGACTTGACTAATTCACCATCAGAAT from the Populus nigra chromosome 1, ddPopNigr1.1, whole genome shotgun sequence genome contains:
- the LOC133701869 gene encoding glutamate receptor 2.7-like, yielding MGTLPHAFSLFALILLLTSGTGADQSTKTQAIFKGSTGIGAIVDTSSRIGKEEIVAMEVAKEDFYSFGNLTFLLINDSQKDTIHAALEAKDLIDTRQVQAIIGPRTWEEVPLVAEIARETQVPILSFADTAPEWATERWPSLLQASPDKRAQMKAVAAIVQSWNWHQVIVIYEDTDSSARGVIPHLHDALREVNSEVSQFVAFSPFATSDSMSKELENIKSKQFCRVFVVHLSFKLAVRLFEMAKKMEMMKKDYVWITTDPFTSLVHSINASVISSMKGILGVRSYFPKMGRRFETFNQRFRTRFSRKFPLEEKKEPGIYAVQAYDAMRTIALGLNKAGSKGGGKELLENILDADFRGLSGKVKLKNQKVAAAEIFEIVNVIGTGYNELGYWTYWSNGSGFSENIHENSTYNSSMIDLEQVHWPGGPRYTPRGWTTLTSAKLFRIGVASLSGYEEYVKVESDDRLGTNFSGFANEVFKATTASMPFFPPYEFQYFNGSYNELVEQLHLKNFDAVVGDVKIVASRHQYAEFTYPYTETGLVLIVPVRSSSKAWSFIKPFTATMWVLISVITVYNGFVVWWIERKHCDELQGSIPNQIGIMIWLSFNTLFSLNGPKLHSNLSRMSGVVWLFVALIIIQTYTANLSSMLTVQRLEPTITSVEELLNSNAMVGYCTGTMERYLTEVLKFKTQNLQHFRSAENYSEGFEDKNISAAFLGTPSAKIFLAKYCNSFIQIGPTYKIGGFGFAFPRGSPLLASMNEVLLNLSEKGKLQELEKTWITPQKCPKMPSDSSSLGPSGFRELFFITACTTTIAFVIYVCRPNLLRHKNIWGIISAVLKRWVSPRRHFTSRRVPNVEISIPEIHLKQTKLSTK